A region of Fimbriimonadaceae bacterium DNA encodes the following proteins:
- the dedA gene encoding Protein DedA, translating to MEWLGNVVDFFVHLDRHLDELIRNYGTGTYAILFTIIFLETGLVIMPFLPGDSLLFAAGMLANRPNATLDPNLLFLILSLAAICGDNVNYAIGKYLGPRLFRNADSRFFKREHLDKTHAFFERYGGKTIIVARFVPIVRTLAPFVAGLGTMTYGRFIGYSIFAAFFWVGVCMYAGFFFGAIPWVRDNFAAAIMIIVAASVIPAVIKILHSRRAKSVVSARRDAEIAESAHLEAASTNPQSQTPE from the coding sequence ATGGAGTGGCTGGGCAACGTCGTTGACTTTTTCGTCCATCTCGACCGCCACCTCGACGAGCTCATTCGCAACTACGGAACGGGCACCTACGCCATCCTGTTCACGATTATCTTCCTGGAGACCGGATTGGTGATCATGCCGTTTCTCCCCGGTGATTCGCTGCTGTTCGCTGCGGGCATGCTGGCAAACCGCCCCAATGCCACCCTGGACCCGAACCTGTTGTTTCTGATCCTGAGCCTCGCCGCGATCTGTGGGGACAACGTGAATTATGCGATCGGGAAATACCTGGGACCCCGGCTCTTTCGGAACGCTGATTCGAGGTTTTTCAAACGAGAGCATCTGGACAAGACCCACGCCTTCTTCGAACGGTATGGCGGCAAGACGATCATCGTGGCCCGTTTTGTGCCGATCGTCCGAACGCTGGCGCCGTTCGTGGCGGGTCTCGGAACGATGACTTACGGCCGCTTCATCGGATACAGCATTTTCGCCGCGTTTTTCTGGGTCGGCGTCTGCATGTATGCCGGATTTTTCTTCGGGGCGATACCTTGGGTGCGAGACAATTTTGCCGCCGCCATCATGATCATCGTGGCCGCCAGCGTCATTCCTGCCGTCATCAAGATCCTTCACTCCCGTCGTGCGAAAAGCGTCGTATCAGCTCGGCGAGATGCGGAAATTGCCGAATCAGCTCACCTTGAGGCGGCATCGACCAATCCTCAAAGTCAAACCCCGGAATGA